The genomic region GGTCATGTTACATCTTTCAAAAAAAACTTGCTTTTCTACATTCGGgaacaaacgaaacggaatgTGTTTCAACCACTTGTACGAACAATAGACGCAGTACAAAACTACCTACACTGCATTATGCACAATCATTGTTAACATAACGCATGTGATTTACACAAAATCGAACgcattggcaaaaatgaatgaagaataaaaaaacttataaaactaaaatgtaCAGCTATCGAGAGATGAATCAATCTACTTTTCTCTGCTCGTTTTGTAAGCTATTTCTAGCGCAGTTGTTATGACATTCATATCGTTCTCGATTGTCTTGGCCCAATTCTCTACATCACCGATTTCCTGCAAAGGAACAAACAAGATGCAACCAGGTACTTCTAATCAACGAACTCAACATTGTTTACACTTACTTTCAATGAACCATTGAAATTCTCAATCAACGCAAGCCACTGGGACGTCTGCTTTGCGAAATTAGTTGCTCCTACGTGCAGTTGTTTGGCTTCAGCATCCAGTCGCTTCTGATTCAAATAGGCTTGGGCAACACTGGCGAAGGAGATGATAATCAAAGCACATGATTTTCGTTAATACTGCAAAACAGTACTTACCCCACGTTGAGATGGTCTACAAGATTTTGAGTGAGCTCATTCGCGGACATAATTGCTTCCTTCCTGCGACgttctaaaacaaacatactgATGTAGACTTATTTGTCCTGTAGACGAGAAGTACTAACCTTGTTCCTCTTTCTTGGCGGCTTGTTTAGCCTGATGATCTTTTATCATGGCCGAGAGCATCTTGTCTGAACCTATCGTACCAATTTACTaggcaaaatagtgttttctCTAGGCGTTCTGCACTTTGCACAACCTCGagtgatttgtttatttacaaaatatcGCGATCCGTGAGATGTTATCTGACACAACAGAACTCACTGAGCACCTGCGACCCGATTCGATGACCTTCAGAAGAAAGCATTAACGGTTATTACCGGTGGATTGGTTAGGATTTGAAAAACTGCGCCCGATGTAGAACCGTGCAAAGGACCACTTTCTTtcttacatttaaaaaacaacgtgTTATTTTACCATAAATAAACCTACTTTCTTATTCTGGAAAGTAGACATTGCTTATCATACTTTCAATAGGTGAATGTTGTTGGCTTGTTTATGCTCCTTAGTTAGCACAATTTATGTTCACTTTCGGCGGTTTTCAAGATCAGGTTTCGTTTTCACTTGTTGTTCGATATTAGTCATGCCCGGGACGTTTATCGTCTCGCACGCATTGTTACTTGTTTATTCTGTTTAATTTTCTAGTTTGTTCGATCGTTTTTCTTATTCAATCTAAAATCTTGTTCAgtgttcatttg from Anopheles coustani chromosome 3, idAnoCousDA_361_x.2, whole genome shotgun sequence harbors:
- the LOC131258620 gene encoding biogenesis of lysosome-related organelles complex 1 subunit 1; protein product: MLSAMIKDHQAKQAAKKEEQERRRKEAIMSANELTQNLVDHLNVGVAQAYLNQKRLDAEAKQLHVGATNFAKQTSQWLALIENFNGSLKEIGDVENWAKTIENDMNVITTALEIAYKTSREK